Proteins co-encoded in one uncultured Draconibacterium sp. genomic window:
- a CDS encoding histidine kinase produces MNKLLYNNNVLYRGTRHILFFVITVVLFTGILFVQSENDSLLYIFGITLGNAFFFFGYAYITIFLLIPELLLKAKPFWFIVVFLLVGIGLSALKLLFSDYIFYASIAPENISGNGAFNLRLTVMNTKDMTFIVALFCIGKYVKDYILTDNLRKKLEQQHRKAQTTLLQSQFDPHFMFNTINNLYALSLLNPEKTNEVISRMKIVLTYIINESLKEFVTLMDEVELVENYLQLEKLRYGKRLQMSYKTEGNLISAQIPPMVLFLLVENCFKHGSSLDAGAPWITIWVKATDKKIIIETENSKPEGLQKKPKEIERGSGYSGLKRRLTIIYDELGYDLNVKDMGDKFKVRLELKRSHENKHITYR; encoded by the coding sequence ATGAACAAATTGTTGTATAATAACAATGTGCTTTACCGGGGAACAAGGCATATTTTATTCTTTGTAATTACCGTGGTATTGTTTACCGGTATTTTGTTTGTTCAAAGCGAAAACGATAGCCTTTTATACATATTCGGAATAACATTGGGCAATGCCTTTTTCTTTTTTGGCTATGCTTACATTACTATTTTTCTTCTTATCCCTGAGTTGTTGTTAAAAGCCAAACCGTTTTGGTTTATCGTAGTTTTTCTGTTGGTAGGAATTGGCTTATCGGCATTAAAGTTATTGTTCTCCGATTATATTTTTTACGCCTCAATTGCTCCCGAAAATATTTCCGGTAACGGAGCTTTTAATCTTCGTTTAACTGTAATGAATACAAAAGACATGACCTTTATTGTGGCCTTGTTTTGTATTGGCAAATATGTAAAAGATTATATCCTTACCGACAACCTGCGAAAAAAACTGGAGCAGCAACACCGAAAAGCACAAACAACACTTTTGCAATCGCAGTTCGATCCGCATTTCATGTTCAACACTATTAATAATCTGTATGCCTTATCGTTACTTAATCCTGAAAAAACTAACGAGGTAATCAGCCGCATGAAAATTGTGCTTACTTATATTATCAACGAAAGCCTTAAAGAATTTGTAACGTTGATGGATGAAGTGGAGTTGGTTGAGAATTACCTTCAGCTGGAGAAATTACGTTACGGGAAACGTTTGCAGATGAGTTACAAAACTGAAGGAAACTTGATTTCGGCACAAATTCCACCAATGGTATTGTTTCTGTTGGTAGAAAACTGTTTTAAACATGGCAGTAGTTTAGATGCCGGTGCGCCATGGATTACTATTTGGGTAAAGGCTACAGATAAAAAAATAATTATTGAAACCGAAAACAGCAAGCCCGAAGGATTGCAGAAGAAGCCAAAGGAAATTGAACGGGGAAGTGGTTATAGCGGATTAAAAAGACGCTTGACTATTATTTACGACGAACTAGGTTACGACCTGAACGTGAAAGATATGGGCGACAAGTTTAAGGTACGTCTGGAGTTAAAAAGATCGCATGAAAACAAGCATATTACATATCGCTAA
- a CDS encoding SDR family oxidoreductase: MRILLTGATGYIGKRLLPVLVHKGHHVTCIVRDKQRATFGESIEKSVDIVEADLLNNDSLNCIPEDIDIAYYLVHSMSDSRDYEEQEKLSAINFREQINKTSAKQVIYLSGIVNDQSLSKHLKSRLNVEQELAKGSYALTTLRAGIIIGSGSASFEIIRDLVEKLPVMVAPKWLKTRCQPIAISDVIRFLERSINTPAVYNKSFDIGGNEILTYKQMLLRFAKVRGLKRWILTVPVMTPRLSSYWLYFVTSTSYKLATSLVDSMRVEVIARDDKLTKYFNLQLLSYEESLQRAFKKIEQNEIISSWKDSFVSGRLHGQLSDFINVPQYGCYTDLRVMEAQSVENTIAKLWRLGGKTGWYYGNWLWQLRGFMDKLAGGVGLRRGRTNEDSISEGDAIDFWRVIYANKSEGRLLLYAEMKLPGEAWLEFKFRGNQLIQTATFRPKGLWGRMYWYMVIPLHEFVFKGMISNIVKF, from the coding sequence ATGCGAATTCTTTTAACCGGAGCTACCGGATACATAGGCAAAAGACTGTTACCCGTTTTGGTACACAAAGGGCACCATGTAACTTGTATTGTGCGAGACAAGCAGCGGGCAACATTTGGAGAAAGTATTGAAAAATCGGTTGACATTGTAGAAGCCGACTTACTGAATAATGATAGCCTGAACTGCATACCGGAAGATATAGACATTGCCTATTACCTCGTGCATAGTATGAGTGACTCGCGCGATTACGAAGAACAAGAGAAATTATCGGCCATAAATTTCAGAGAGCAAATCAATAAAACATCAGCCAAACAGGTTATTTACCTGAGTGGAATTGTTAACGACCAGTCGCTTTCCAAGCACCTGAAATCGAGGCTAAATGTTGAACAGGAACTGGCAAAAGGCAGCTACGCATTAACCACTTTACGTGCCGGAATTATTATAGGTTCGGGCAGCGCCTCGTTCGAGATTATTCGTGACTTAGTAGAGAAACTACCGGTAATGGTAGCACCAAAATGGTTGAAAACACGTTGCCAGCCCATTGCAATTTCCGATGTAATTCGTTTTCTGGAACGCTCGATAAACACTCCGGCAGTCTACAATAAAAGTTTTGATATTGGAGGAAATGAAATTCTTACCTATAAACAAATGCTTTTGCGCTTTGCAAAAGTACGGGGATTAAAACGGTGGATTTTAACTGTTCCGGTAATGACTCCAAGACTTTCGTCATATTGGTTATATTTTGTTACATCAACGTCATACAAACTGGCTACTTCGCTGGTAGACAGTATGCGTGTTGAAGTAATTGCGCGCGATGATAAACTAACCAAATACTTTAACCTGCAATTGCTAAGCTACGAAGAAAGCCTTCAACGAGCTTTTAAAAAAATTGAACAGAATGAAATCATTTCAAGCTGGAAGGATTCGTTCGTTAGCGGCAGATTACACGGGCAGCTTTCCGATTTTATAAATGTTCCCCAATATGGCTGTTACACGGATTTGCGCGTTATGGAAGCACAGTCGGTTGAAAATACTATTGCCAAATTGTGGCGGCTGGGCGGAAAAACAGGTTGGTATTACGGCAACTGGTTGTGGCAACTTCGGGGTTTTATGGATAAACTGGCCGGAGGCGTAGGACTTCGCCGTGGCCGAACGAACGAAGACAGCATTAGCGAAGGCGATGCCATTGACTTTTGGCGCGTAATTTATGCCAACAAATCAGAAGGACGATTATTGCTTTATGCAGAAATGAAACTCCCCGGCGAAGCCTGGCTCGAATTCAAGTTTCGTGGAAATCAGCTTATTCAAACCGCTACATTTCGCCCAAAAGGGCTTTGGGGTAGAATGTACTGGTATATGGTAATACCGCTACACGAATTTGTCTTTAAAGGAATGATTTCGAATATTGTTAAATTCTGA
- a CDS encoding deoxyribodipyrimidine photo-lyase → MINIVWLRRDLRFTDNTALQQALKSDNRTAVLFIFDTNILDELDKNDARVTFIRQQLTKLDKQLREMNSGLFVKTGKPLKIWQELIRELKIGEVHFNRDYEPYATARDEQVKQLLQKNNIAVSSHKDQVIFEPHEVLKADGTPYTVFTPYKNKWLKHFNPQHIDVEEKLKTNAFATIDSSLPSLDEIGFKKSDIKVLDYDLSVVENYSETRNFPAIRGTSYLSVHLRFGTVSIRQIVQQVYKQSPDFLSELIWREFFMQILFHFPHVVKENFRTKYNGIKWRNDKKEFERWCKGQTGYPIVDAGMRELNKTGYMHNRVRMITASFLCKHLLIDWRWGEAYFAKKLLDFELSSNNGNWQWSAGTGCDAAPYFRIFNPTEQVKKFDKEMRYIKKWVPEFQKLTYPTPMVDHKVARNRALETYKKGIAE, encoded by the coding sequence ATGATTAACATCGTTTGGCTTCGACGCGATTTACGATTTACAGATAACACGGCACTGCAACAAGCATTAAAAAGTGATAATAGAACAGCGGTGCTTTTTATATTCGACACGAATATTTTAGATGAACTGGATAAAAACGATGCCCGCGTAACATTTATTCGTCAGCAACTTACAAAACTAGATAAACAACTGCGCGAAATGAATTCGGGGCTATTTGTAAAAACCGGCAAGCCGTTAAAAATCTGGCAAGAGCTAATAAGAGAATTAAAAATTGGGGAAGTGCATTTTAACCGCGATTACGAACCTTATGCTACTGCGCGCGATGAGCAGGTAAAACAGCTTCTGCAGAAAAACAACATTGCAGTTTCCTCGCACAAAGACCAGGTAATTTTTGAGCCTCACGAAGTATTAAAAGCAGACGGAACGCCCTACACGGTTTTTACGCCCTACAAAAACAAATGGCTCAAACATTTCAATCCGCAACATATAGACGTTGAGGAAAAACTAAAAACAAATGCATTCGCAACAATTGATTCTTCCCTTCCTTCATTAGACGAGATTGGTTTTAAAAAATCTGACATTAAGGTTCTAGACTATGATTTATCGGTTGTGGAAAATTATAGCGAAACGCGCAACTTTCCGGCAATTCGGGGAACCAGTTACTTAAGCGTTCACTTGCGTTTTGGAACGGTAAGTATTCGGCAAATTGTGCAACAGGTGTATAAGCAATCACCCGATTTTCTGAGCGAACTGATTTGGCGCGAGTTTTTTATGCAGATTCTTTTTCATTTCCCACACGTAGTAAAGGAGAATTTCAGAACCAAATACAACGGTATAAAGTGGCGAAACGATAAAAAAGAATTTGAGCGCTGGTGTAAAGGCCAAACCGGGTACCCGATAGTAGATGCCGGAATGCGCGAACTGAATAAAACAGGCTACATGCACAACCGGGTGCGCATGATAACAGCCAGCTTTTTGTGCAAACACCTGCTTATCGATTGGCGCTGGGGAGAAGCGTATTTTGCAAAAAAACTACTCGATTTTGAGCTTTCATCAAACAACGGAAACTGGCAATGGTCAGCAGGAACAGGGTGCGATGCAGCCCCCTATTTCCGCATTTTTAATCCCACCGAACAAGTAAAAAAGTTTGATAAAGAAATGCGTTACATCAAAAAATGGGTTCCCGAATTTCAGAAACTTACCTACCCCACTCCGATGGTTGACCATAAAGTAGCCCGGAACCGTGCGCTGGAAACTTACAAAAAAGGCATAGCTGAATAA
- a CDS encoding DUF5362 family protein, with protein sequence MNTENTFNEETLPKENQPEVKPASLELTEEINHNLHSAGKWSQFLAILGFIGTGFMVLGGISVSIMTAVIPATKSDIFPFPMALLGLIYIIFAGVYFLPVFYLYRFSSSIKQAVALKKQDQLSSAFNNLRAHYKTFGIIMIVFMCLYPIMIISMVVFGIFSGFGAATEGIPM encoded by the coding sequence ATGAATACCGAAAACACTTTTAACGAAGAAACACTACCAAAAGAGAACCAACCGGAAGTTAAACCTGCCTCACTGGAACTTACCGAAGAAATTAACCACAACCTGCACAGCGCCGGAAAATGGAGCCAGTTCTTAGCCATCCTTGGATTTATAGGAACCGGATTTATGGTGTTGGGAGGAATAAGCGTGAGTATTATGACGGCAGTTATACCTGCCACAAAATCAGACATATTCCCGTTTCCCATGGCTTTATTAGGACTAATATACATCATTTTTGCAGGAGTTTATTTCTTACCGGTTTTCTATCTATACCGTTTTTCCAGTAGTATAAAACAAGCCGTAGCACTAAAAAAACAAGATCAACTAAGCAGTGCTTTTAATAACCTGCGTGCCCACTACAAAACCTTTGGTATTATCATGATCGTCTTTATGTGTCTTTACCCGATAATGATCATCAGCATGGTTGTATTTGGTATTTTTTCCGGTTTTGGAGCAGCAACAGAAGGTATTCCGATGTAA
- the ettA gene encoding energy-dependent translational throttle protein EttA, producing MSDDKKIIFSMYKVSKTYPPNKTVIKDISLSFFLGAKIGIIGLNGSGKSTLLKIIAGQDEAYNGELVFAPGYSVGLLDQEPQLDESKTVIDVVKEGTQETVDVLNRYEEINQQFGLPEVYENPDKMDELMKEQAELQEKMDALDAWNLDSKLERAMDALQCPPNDQPISELSGGERRRVALCRLLLQEPDVLLLDEPTNHLDAESILWLEAHLDQYKGTVICITHDRYFLDNVAGWILELDRGQGIPWKGNYTSWLEQKSKRLEQEEKGSQKRKKTLERELEWVRMAPKARQAKSKARLSAYDKMLNEDAKQKEEKLEIFIPNGPRLGDKVVEMEGVKKGFGEKLLFEDLSFKLPPAGIIGVIGPNGAGKTTLFKLIMKQLEADTGSIDIGDTVEVSYVDQTHEAINPEKTVYEVISGGTETIMLGNKQANARAYVGRFNFNGADQEKKCGILSGGERNRLHLALALKSEGNLLLLDEPTNDIDVNTLRALEEGLDNFAGCAVVISHDRWFLDRIATHILAFEGDGHVHFFEGSFSEYEENRKKRMGNETPKRFKYKKLMA from the coding sequence ATGAGCGACGACAAGAAAATAATTTTTTCGATGTATAAGGTGAGTAAAACCTACCCACCCAACAAAACAGTAATCAAAGACATTTCGCTTTCGTTTTTCCTCGGAGCTAAAATCGGGATCATCGGTTTAAACGGATCGGGAAAATCAACCCTGCTAAAAATTATTGCAGGACAAGATGAAGCCTACAACGGCGAGCTGGTTTTTGCACCGGGATATTCAGTAGGATTACTCGACCAGGAACCACAACTAGATGAAAGCAAAACCGTTATCGATGTAGTAAAAGAAGGTACACAGGAAACAGTTGACGTACTGAATCGCTACGAAGAAATCAACCAGCAATTTGGTTTGCCCGAGGTATATGAGAACCCGGATAAAATGGACGAGCTGATGAAAGAGCAGGCCGAGTTGCAGGAAAAAATGGATGCATTGGATGCCTGGAATCTCGACAGTAAACTGGAACGTGCAATGGACGCTTTGCAGTGTCCGCCAAACGATCAGCCCATAAGCGAACTTTCAGGAGGAGAACGCCGTCGTGTTGCTTTATGCCGTTTATTATTACAGGAACCCGATGTGTTGTTGCTGGATGAGCCAACCAACCACCTCGATGCAGAGAGTATTTTGTGGCTGGAAGCCCATCTCGATCAGTATAAAGGAACCGTTATTTGTATTACGCACGACCGCTATTTCCTTGATAATGTTGCCGGCTGGATTTTGGAACTCGACCGTGGCCAGGGTATTCCATGGAAAGGCAACTACACCTCTTGGCTCGAACAAAAATCGAAACGTCTGGAGCAGGAAGAGAAAGGCAGCCAGAAACGTAAGAAAACTTTGGAGCGCGAGTTGGAATGGGTGCGTATGGCACCAAAAGCACGTCAGGCAAAAAGTAAAGCCCGTTTAAGTGCTTACGACAAAATGTTGAATGAAGACGCCAAACAGAAAGAAGAAAAACTGGAGATCTTTATTCCGAACGGCCCGCGACTAGGAGACAAGGTGGTTGAAATGGAAGGCGTAAAAAAAGGTTTTGGCGAAAAACTTTTGTTCGAAGACCTGAGCTTTAAACTTCCACCTGCCGGAATTATCGGCGTTATTGGACCAAACGGTGCCGGAAAAACCACACTGTTTAAACTAATTATGAAACAACTGGAAGCCGACACTGGAAGTATTGACATTGGCGACACCGTAGAAGTAAGTTACGTCGATCAAACCCACGAAGCCATCAATCCTGAGAAAACAGTTTACGAAGTCATCTCAGGCGGAACGGAAACCATTATGCTGGGCAACAAACAAGCCAATGCACGCGCTTATGTTGGCCGTTTTAATTTTAATGGTGCCGATCAGGAAAAGAAATGTGGCATACTTTCGGGTGGTGAGCGTAACCGTTTGCACCTGGCACTGGCACTAAAATCGGAGGGTAACCTGTTACTACTCGATGAGCCTACCAACGATATTGATGTAAATACGCTTCGTGCGCTGGAAGAAGGTTTGGATAACTTTGCTGGCTGTGCCGTAGTAATTTCGCACGACCGCTGGTTCCTCGACCGCATAGCCACACATATTCTGGCATTTGAAGGCGACGGACATGTGCATTTCTTTGAAGGTTCGTTCTCAGAATACGAAGAAAACCGCAAAAAACGTATGGGTAACGAAACACCAAAACGTTTTAAATATAAGAAGCTGATGGCGTAA
- a CDS encoding cold shock domain-containing protein — protein MIEGTVKFFNNDKGYGFITANESGEDIFVHHTGLVDEITENDKVKYNKEMGKKGMNAVNVELV, from the coding sequence ATGATTGAAGGAACAGTAAAGTTTTTTAACAACGACAAAGGTTATGGTTTTATCACAGCAAACGAATCAGGTGAAGATATTTTCGTTCACCATACCGGTTTGGTTGATGAAATTACCGAGAACGACAAGGTAAAGTATAACAAAGAAATGGGCAAAAAAGGCATGAATGCCGTGAATGTTGAGCTTGTTTAA
- a CDS encoding DEAD/DEAH box helicase: protein MNNNRYKNNTRKRTGSNRTARKKAVTTVNPDLLVKQAASVEVDPFVPELNFSEMPLSETLKNSIRLKGYVEPTEIQQKSINDLLAGRNMIGVAATGTGKTGAFLIPVIEKMLADNTTTCLVVVPTRELAQQVEDEFKSLTRGQKLFSTCFIGGTSVNTDMGKARRKQNLIVGTPGRLNDLSSRGALRLGNTSILVLDEFDRMLDMGFINDIKKIIALMKNRKQTMLFSATYEKAQQKLIRDFVQDPVRINVSNVNNAADTVEQDIIRVGENENKFQVLYNLLSGDGFEKVILFAETKRNVDKISNQLRKVGINSDVIHGNKSQNYRTKAIRLFKSGKTRVLVATDVAARGIDVDGVTHVINYQLPQTMDSYIHRIGRTGRAGNKGMAYTFVN, encoded by the coding sequence ATGAATAACAACAGATATAAAAACAATACAAGAAAACGCACTGGCAGTAATCGTACTGCACGAAAGAAAGCCGTTACTACTGTAAATCCTGATTTACTGGTAAAACAGGCTGCAAGCGTTGAAGTGGATCCTTTTGTACCCGAACTGAACTTTAGCGAAATGCCGCTTAGCGAAACGTTAAAAAACAGTATCCGGCTTAAAGGCTATGTCGAACCAACCGAAATTCAACAAAAATCGATTAACGATTTGCTTGCGGGGCGGAACATGATTGGCGTTGCGGCTACGGGAACAGGAAAAACCGGCGCTTTTTTAATTCCGGTAATTGAAAAAATGTTGGCCGATAACACAACAACGTGTTTGGTGGTTGTTCCAACCAGGGAGCTTGCCCAGCAGGTTGAAGATGAATTTAAGTCATTAACCAGGGGGCAAAAACTTTTTTCGACCTGTTTTATTGGCGGAACCAGTGTTAACACCGATATGGGTAAAGCGCGGAGAAAACAAAACCTGATTGTGGGTACACCGGGACGCTTAAATGATTTAAGTTCAAGAGGTGCACTTCGCCTGGGAAACACTTCTATATTGGTGCTCGACGAATTCGACCGCATGCTTGATATGGGATTCATTAACGACATTAAGAAAATTATTGCGCTGATGAAGAATCGAAAGCAAACCATGTTGTTCTCGGCCACCTACGAAAAAGCTCAGCAAAAGCTTATTCGTGATTTCGTTCAAGACCCGGTTCGCATAAACGTAAGCAACGTTAACAATGCCGCCGATACGGTTGAGCAGGATATTATCAGAGTGGGGGAAAACGAGAATAAATTTCAGGTGCTTTATAATTTATTGAGCGGCGACGGTTTTGAAAAGGTAATTCTATTTGCCGAAACAAAACGTAATGTCGATAAAATAAGTAACCAGCTTCGCAAGGTGGGCATCAATTCGGATGTTATACACGGAAATAAATCACAAAACTACCGCACAAAAGCTATTCGACTATTTAAGTCGGGTAAAACGCGGGTTTTGGTGGCTACCGATGTGGCAGCCCGTGGCATCGATGTGGATGGAGTGACACACGTTATTAATTATCAGCTTCCACAAACAATGGATAGTTACATCCATCGCATAGGAAGAACCGGAAGAGCCGGTAACAAAGGAATGGCTTACACGTTTGTTAATTAG
- a CDS encoding restriction endonuclease: MKEELIEIIKKGPSFYKKWRAKNPNEELDFSNADLSGLNLYDLNIRDKEQYYILDLSGSNFSNSNLEGAVLRLINLENSDFSNANLINSSFAKSNCCNCKFNGSNLTKSSFARGKISNSNFENSILDYSDFTASEMLNLNLKNASLLNINLPEFNSFQFQDLGLDPFFLLTCQNILSIKKDSLELLKPKFSEILEILSKGYVVEHWKYYDAQNTFIGKSTRKVDFISDLIKDGKYDNFLSKVNFLVNYYSRPSITEISELSININKELIKFLKDNPGEIYNIHWREFEFIIAELLSFYGWKVEITSPSKDGGYDMIGIYKDMAGINHNWLIECKKWSKENMVGVDVVRSLYGVKSDLKFGNALLATTSNFTKGAKDFKLSRYDLELKDYNDIIDWIKQYRKNDY; the protein is encoded by the coding sequence ATGAAGGAAGAATTGATTGAAATAATAAAGAAAGGTCCGAGTTTCTATAAGAAATGGAGAGCTAAAAACCCAAATGAGGAATTAGATTTTTCTAATGCTGACCTATCGGGGTTGAATCTTTATGATTTGAATATCAGGGATAAAGAACAATATTATATCCTAGACTTATCTGGCTCAAACTTTTCTAACTCTAATTTAGAAGGAGCTGTATTAAGGTTAATCAATCTTGAGAACTCAGATTTTTCAAATGCAAATTTGATTAATTCCTCTTTCGCAAAATCTAACTGTTGTAATTGTAAATTCAACGGCAGTAACCTAACTAAGTCCTCATTCGCTAGAGGAAAAATCTCAAATTCAAATTTTGAGAATTCGATTTTGGATTATTCTGATTTCACGGCTTCAGAAATGTTAAATTTGAACTTAAAGAACGCAAGCTTATTAAATATTAATTTACCAGAATTCAATTCTTTCCAATTTCAAGACCTTGGATTAGATCCTTTCTTTCTTTTGACTTGCCAAAATATTTTATCAATTAAAAAAGACTCTTTAGAATTATTAAAGCCAAAGTTTTCCGAAATTTTAGAGATACTCTCGAAAGGGTATGTAGTAGAGCATTGGAAGTACTACGATGCTCAAAATACATTTATTGGTAAATCTACTAGAAAAGTAGATTTTATTAGCGACCTGATAAAAGACGGGAAATATGATAATTTCTTGAGTAAGGTTAATTTTTTAGTAAACTATTACAGTAGACCTTCTATAACCGAAATTTCTGAATTATCTATAAATATAAACAAGGAATTAATAAAATTTCTTAAAGATAATCCTGGCGAAATTTACAATATCCATTGGAGAGAGTTTGAATTTATTATTGCTGAGTTATTGTCATTTTATGGATGGAAAGTTGAAATTACGTCGCCATCAAAAGACGGTGGATATGATATGATTGGTATTTACAAAGACATGGCAGGTATAAATCATAACTGGCTAATAGAATGTAAAAAATGGTCAAAAGAAAATATGGTAGGTGTAGATGTAGTCAGAAGTCTTTATGGCGTAAAGTCTGACTTGAAATTTGGTAATGCATTGCTTGCTACGACTAGCAATTTTACAAAAGGAGCAAAAGATTTTAAGCTTTCCAGATATGATTTAGAATTAAAAGATTACAATGATATTATTGATTGGATAAAACAATATAGAAAAAACGACTACTAA
- a CDS encoding AbrB/MazE/SpoVT family DNA-binding domain-containing protein: MEISVIKIGNSKGIRLSKTLLDRYNIKDTVDLIMDKGQIIIKPISKPRKGWGKAFEKMAKNGDDNLLIDDVFDDENLEEWK, encoded by the coding sequence ATGGAAATTTCAGTTATAAAAATCGGGAATTCAAAGGGTATTAGGTTGAGTAAAACCCTGCTTGACAGGTACAACATCAAAGACACTGTCGATTTAATAATGGATAAAGGACAGATTATTATAAAACCAATTTCAAAGCCCAGAAAAGGGTGGGGAAAAGCTTTTGAAAAAATGGCTAAAAATGGAGATGACAATTTATTGATTGACGATGTTTTTGACGATGAAAACCTGGAAGAATGGAAATAA
- a CDS encoding type II toxin-antitoxin system PemK/MazF family toxin, with the protein MEIKQYQIILVNLDPTIGSEIKKTRPCVVISPNEMNKYLRTVVIAPMTTSSKKYPTRVKVKHDNKIGWIVLDQIRTIDRQRIIKVFGELQDSEIHELKSVLKETYID; encoded by the coding sequence ATGGAAATAAAACAATATCAAATCATTTTAGTCAATCTTGACCCGACAATTGGGAGTGAAATTAAAAAGACCCGACCTTGTGTAGTAATTTCTCCAAATGAGATGAATAAATATTTGCGGACAGTTGTAATTGCACCAATGACAACAAGCTCCAAAAAATATCCGACAAGGGTAAAAGTTAAGCATGACAATAAAATCGGCTGGATTGTTTTAGACCAAATCCGGACAATTGACAGGCAAAGAATAATAAAAGTTTTTGGAGAACTACAAGATTCTGAAATTCATGAATTAAAATCGGTTTTAAAAGAAACTTATATTGACTGA
- a CDS encoding GyrI-like domain-containing protein, protein MNGEKKEFYLPKNKPETVYIPEFKYFTIEGEGNPNSETFPEYIGVLYSLSYAVKMSYKKGIEPNGYFDYTVYPLEGVWDIKEEAKKHYTGTINKDDLIFKLMIRQPGFVNLDFVDKILTLTKEKKPHELLNSVKFETIKEGRCIQMLHLGSYDNEPASFKIMEDFAKDQGLKRISKIHKEIYLTDARKTAPEKLKTVLRFQVEKHKLIG, encoded by the coding sequence ATGAATGGAGAAAAAAAAGAATTTTATCTGCCAAAAAATAAGCCTGAAACAGTATATATCCCGGAATTTAAATACTTTACAATTGAGGGAGAAGGAAATCCAAACAGTGAAACTTTCCCTGAATATATTGGGGTTTTATATTCACTATCATACGCAGTTAAAATGAGTTATAAAAAGGGAATTGAACCAAATGGGTATTTCGATTATACTGTTTATCCACTTGAGGGGGTTTGGGACATTAAAGAGGAAGCAAAAAAACATTATACCGGAACAATAAATAAAGACGATCTGATTTTCAAATTAATGATAAGACAACCTGGGTTTGTTAATTTAGATTTTGTTGACAAAATATTGACACTAACCAAAGAAAAGAAACCTCATGAATTATTGAACTCGGTGAAATTTGAAACGATTAAAGAAGGAAGATGTATTCAAATGTTACATTTAGGCAGCTACGATAATGAACCAGCTAGTTTTAAGATTATGGAGGATTTTGCGAAAGATCAGGGACTAAAACGAATTTCAAAAATTCATAAAGAGATATATTTGACTGATGCCAGAAAGACAGCTCCAGAAAAATTAAAAACAGTATTAAGATTTCAAGTAGAGAAGCATAAGCTGATAGGCTGA
- a CDS encoding response regulator encodes MKRILVAEDNRLILETVAHSLSREGYEVIKAEDGKDCLTKLESNEVDMLITDLYMPNLNGLEVISKLHEFYKKLIPVMVLSAAGAEESVMKAFDLGADDYMVKPFSLIELNMRVKRLLSARK; translated from the coding sequence ATGAAACGAATTTTAGTGGCAGAAGACAACAGATTAATTCTGGAGACAGTTGCGCATAGTTTATCAAGAGAAGGTTATGAGGTTATTAAAGCCGAAGATGGAAAAGACTGCTTAACAAAGCTCGAAAGCAATGAGGTGGATATGCTTATCACCGACTTGTACATGCCAAATTTAAATGGTCTCGAAGTAATTTCAAAATTACACGAGTTTTACAAAAAGTTAATTCCGGTAATGGTTCTTTCGGCAGCAGGAGCTGAAGAAAGTGTTATGAAAGCTTTTGATCTTGGTGCCGATGATTACATGGTAAAGCCTTTTAGTCTTATTGAGCTAAATATGCGGGTAAAAAGACTATTATCCGCCAGAAAATAG